The following proteins are encoded in a genomic region of Mycolicibacterium confluentis:
- a CDS encoding DHH family phosphoesterase produces MTAIDPKTEPAAVGRRVDARGAAAVLDAAQRIVVVAHVFPDADTIGAGLALAQVLERVGKDVAVSFAAPATLPESLQSLPGGHLLVPPNAVQETPDLVVTVDIPSENRLGALRYLLDGDSEVLVIDHHASNRLFGTANFVDPAADSTTMLIADLLDAWDKPIDAQVAHCLYAGLTTDTGSFRWATPRAHRLAARLVELGVDNADISRTLLDTHPFSWLPMLSRVLASAQLVPDAAQGRGLVYAVVPYHEWANARPEEVESIVDIVRTAQQAEVAVVFKEIEPEHWSVSMRAKSYDLATVATRFGGGGHRLAAGYSTAGAATDVVEELRAALV; encoded by the coding sequence GTGACGGCGATCGATCCGAAGACTGAACCAGCCGCGGTGGGCCGCCGCGTCGACGCGCGGGGGGCCGCTGCGGTGCTTGATGCCGCCCAGCGCATCGTCGTGGTGGCGCACGTCTTCCCCGACGCCGACACGATCGGCGCGGGGTTGGCGCTGGCACAGGTCCTCGAACGGGTCGGCAAGGACGTCGCGGTGAGTTTCGCCGCGCCGGCCACGCTGCCCGAGTCGCTGCAGAGCCTGCCTGGCGGTCACCTTCTGGTGCCGCCGAACGCGGTGCAGGAGACCCCCGACCTCGTGGTCACCGTCGACATCCCGAGCGAGAACCGACTCGGCGCGCTGCGATACCTCCTGGACGGGGACTCGGAGGTCCTGGTCATCGACCATCACGCGTCGAACCGGCTGTTCGGCACCGCCAACTTCGTCGATCCCGCGGCGGACTCCACCACGATGCTGATCGCCGACCTTCTCGACGCGTGGGACAAGCCCATCGACGCGCAGGTCGCGCATTGCCTCTACGCCGGTCTCACCACCGACACCGGGTCGTTCCGCTGGGCCACCCCCCGCGCACACCGGTTGGCGGCCCGGCTGGTCGAACTCGGTGTCGACAACGCAGACATCAGCCGCACACTGCTGGACACCCACCCGTTCTCCTGGCTGCCGATGCTCTCGCGCGTGCTGGCCTCGGCGCAGTTGGTGCCCGATGCGGCGCAGGGTCGCGGACTGGTCTACGCGGTCGTGCCGTATCACGAGTGGGCCAACGCAAGGCCCGAAGAGGTCGAGAGCATCGTCGATATCGTTCGGACGGCGCAGCAGGCCGAGGTGGCGGTGGTGTTCAAGGAGATCGAGCCCGAGCACTGGTCGGTCTCGATGCGCGCCAAGTCCTACGACTTGGCCACGGTCGCCACGCGTTTCGGCGGCGGCGGACATCGCCTGGCTGCGGGTTACTCGACCGCGGGCGCAGCGACCGACGTCGTCGAAGAGCTGCGCGCCGCGCTTGTCTGA
- the rbfA gene encoding 30S ribosome-binding factor RbfA produces MADPARARRLAKRISTIVASAIEYEIKDPRLAGVTITDAKVTGDLHDATLYYTVLGRSLDEDPDYAGAAAALDSAKGVLRTKVGAATGVRFTPTLTFERDTVPDAALRMEELLARARAADADVAKVREGAKPAGDADPYRVSGTEQDSDPEGTGDGDRSED; encoded by the coding sequence GTGGCTGATCCGGCACGCGCGCGACGGCTCGCCAAGCGGATCTCCACGATCGTCGCCTCGGCCATCGAGTACGAGATCAAGGATCCCCGCTTGGCGGGTGTGACGATCACGGACGCCAAGGTGACCGGCGATCTGCACGACGCCACGCTCTACTACACAGTGTTGGGCCGCAGCCTCGACGAGGACCCGGATTACGCCGGGGCCGCGGCCGCACTGGACAGCGCCAAGGGTGTACTCCGCACGAAAGTCGGTGCCGCAACCGGGGTTCGGTTCACTCCGACACTGACGTTCGAGCGGGACACCGTGCCCGACGCCGCGCTTCGGATGGAGGAACTGCTCGCGCGTGCGCGGGCGGCCGACGCCGACGTGGCGAAGGTTCGCGAGGGTGCGAAGCCGGCGGGGGACGCAGACCCGTACCGTGTCAGTGGGACGGAGCAGGACTCAGACCCTGAGGGCACCGGTGACGGCGATCGATCCGAAGACTGA
- a CDS encoding MATE family efflux transporter yields the protein MSEHNPDPDEALRPPTGRTIAGLAFPALGVLAAEPLYLLFDIAVVGRLGAMALAGLAIGGLVLSLVASQGTFLSYGTTARSARHFGAGDRGAAVREGVQATWLAVGLGLLIIAVVESVARPMVSAIAGSEDITAAALPWLRIAILGAPAILISLAGNGWMRGVQDTVRPLRYVITGFAVSAVLCPMLVYGWLGLPRLELAGSAVANLCGQWLAAALFCRALLAERVPLRMDPQVLRTQVVMARDLLLRSLAFQACFVSAAAVAARFGAAAVAAHQVVLQLWSFLALVLDSLAIAAQSLVGAALGAGQLPHAKSVARRVTVFSAVAALALAAILAGGATVFPTLFTHDESVLDAIGVPWWFLVAQLPVAGIVFALDGVLLGAGDAKFMRNATLASALLGFLPLIWLSLAFDWGLRGIWAGLSTFMVLRLVFVGVRTLSGRWAVPGTH from the coding sequence TTGTCTGAACACAACCCCGATCCCGACGAGGCGCTGAGGCCTCCCACCGGCAGGACGATCGCCGGACTGGCGTTTCCCGCCCTGGGCGTGCTCGCCGCGGAGCCCCTCTATCTTCTGTTCGACATCGCGGTGGTCGGCCGCTTGGGCGCGATGGCCCTCGCGGGCCTGGCGATCGGCGGACTGGTGCTCAGCCTCGTGGCGTCGCAGGGCACGTTCCTGTCATACGGCACCACGGCCCGCTCGGCCCGGCACTTCGGCGCGGGGGACCGCGGCGCCGCGGTCCGCGAGGGCGTACAGGCCACCTGGCTGGCCGTCGGACTCGGGCTGCTGATCATCGCCGTCGTCGAGAGCGTCGCGCGTCCCATGGTGTCGGCCATCGCCGGATCCGAGGACATCACCGCGGCCGCACTGCCGTGGCTGCGGATCGCGATCCTCGGCGCCCCGGCGATCCTGATCTCCCTGGCCGGCAACGGTTGGATGCGCGGTGTGCAGGACACCGTCCGCCCGCTGCGGTATGTGATCACCGGCTTTGCGGTGTCGGCGGTGCTGTGCCCGATGCTCGTGTACGGCTGGCTGGGGTTGCCGCGGCTGGAACTCGCGGGTTCCGCCGTGGCCAACCTGTGCGGGCAGTGGCTGGCCGCGGCGCTGTTCTGCCGCGCGCTGCTGGCCGAACGTGTGCCGCTGCGGATGGACCCGCAGGTCCTGCGCACCCAGGTGGTGATGGCCCGCGACCTTCTGCTGCGGTCCCTGGCGTTCCAGGCCTGCTTCGTCTCGGCCGCCGCGGTCGCCGCCCGATTCGGCGCCGCCGCCGTCGCCGCGCATCAGGTGGTGCTGCAGCTGTGGAGTTTCCTTGCGCTGGTGCTCGATTCGCTGGCGATCGCCGCGCAGTCGCTGGTCGGGGCGGCGCTGGGGGCGGGGCAGCTGCCGCACGCCAAGTCGGTGGCGCGCCGAGTGACGGTGTTCTCCGCCGTGGCCGCACTCGCGCTGGCCGCAATCCTCGCCGGCGGCGCCACGGTGTTCCCCACGCTCTTCACCCACGACGAGTCGGTGTTGGATGCGATCGGCGTGCCGTGGTGGTTCCTGGTGGCCCAGCTGCCGGTGGCGGGCATCGTCTTCGCGCTCGACGGCGTGCTGCTCGGCGCCGGCGACGCGAAATTCATGCGCAACGCCACGCTGGCCAGCGCGCTGCTCGGATTCTTACCGCTGATCTGGCTGTCTCTTGCGTTCGACTGGGGGCTGCGCGGCATCTGGGCCGGCCTGTCGACGTTCATGGTGCTGCGCCTGGTGTTTGTGGGCGTCCGGACGCTGTCAGGTCGCTGGGCCGTGCCGGGCACCCACTAG